Below is a genomic region from Microbacterium galbinum.
ATGCTGTCGCTCGTCGACGAGATGTCCGACAAGGAGCGCGCGGTGGTCACCCGCTTCCTCGCCGGCATGACCTCGGCGATCGAAGAGGCATCCGATCTCGATCAGGAACTGCGCGACGTGATCCGCGACCACGAGGAGTCGCAGGAAGAGGGAGCGGCGGGCGAGTAACCCGCCCGCCTGCCCGCCTCAGACCTTCTCGGGCTCGGCCGGCTCGGCGCCGTCGGCGTCACCCGCGGCATCCGCTGCCTGCTCGACCCGCTCGGGGAACAGCTCGTCGAGGTCGAGGTCGGGGTTGTCGTCCTGACCCTCGACGAGCTCGATGGCCTCCTGCTCGGTCTGCACGCTCGGCATCGCGCCGGGCAGCGGTCGGCGCGCCGACTCCTTGAGCACGACCACCGCGATGAACCCGGCGATCGACGTGCCGATCACGTAGAACGCTGGCGCGAGCGACGAACCCGTCATCTGCACGAGCGCCTCCATCACGACCGGCGCCGTGCCGGCGAACAGCGCCACCGCCAGGTTGTACGAGATGCCCATGCCGCCGTAGCGCGACGACGTCGGGAAGAGCGCCGGCAGCGAGGAGGCGAGGTTGGCGACGTAGAACGTCACCGGGAACGCGAGCAGCACGAGGCCCAGAACGGTCGACCAGATCTCGCCGTGCATCATGAACAGGAACGCGGGCACCGCGAGCACGATCGCCGAGGTCGAGCCGATGAACAGCACCTTCTTGCGGCCGATGCGGTCGGAGAGCCGACCGGTGAGCGGGATGCAGAGGGCCATCGCCACGAGCACCGGGAGCGTCAGCAGCGTGCCGTGCACCTCGTCGTAGCCGAGGGTTCCGGTGAGGTACGTGGGCATGTACGAGGTGAGCGCGTAGCCGACGGTGTTCGCCGCGGCGACGAGCACGAAGGCCGTGAGCAGCTCGCGCCAGTACGCGCGGATGAGGGCGATGACACCCTTGGGCGCATCGGCCGCGGCCTGCGCTTCGTCGGCGGCGTGGGCCGCGGCATCCTGCGCTTCCTGGAAAGCGGGGGTGTCTTCGATCTTGAGTCGGAAGTAGATGGCGATGAGACCCAGCGGCAGCGCGACCAGGAACGGGATGCGCCAGGCGAAGCCCTGCATGACGTCGGCCGACAGCGTGAGCTGGAGGATCGAGACGAACGCCGCGCCGATCGCGAAGCCCATGTAGGAGCCGAGGTCGAGCAGCGAGGCGTAGAACCCGCGTCGCTTGTCGGGCGCGTACTCGGTGATGAAGGTCGTCGCCCCGGCGTACTCGCCGCCGGTGGAGAAGCCCTGCGCGAGCTTGAGCACGATCAGCAGGATGGGCGCCCAGACCCCGATGACCGAGAAGTCGGGCAGTACACCGATGAGGAACGTCGCGGCGGCCATCATGATGAGCGTGAAGGCGAGCACGCGCTGACGCCCCATCCGGTCACCGAGCTGGCCGAGCACGATGCCGCCGAGCGGGCGCGCGACGAAGGTCACGGCGAAAACGCCGAGCGAGAAGAGCGACTGCGCCCCGGCCGAGGCATCCGGCAGGAACGCCCGTCCGATGATCACCGCCAGGTAGCCGTAGACGCCGATGTCGTACCACTCCATGAGGTTGCCGACCACGGTTCCGGCGACCGCCCGTCGGAGCATGGGGCGATCGACCACCGTCACGTCGTCGACCGTGAGCCGACGCGGTTCGGTGGGCGCCGGTCGGAAGCGGCGGAGCAGCCGCTGCCAGAGGGATTCGCTCTTCACGGGATCGGACATGTCGTTCTCACTTTCTTCCCGTCGCGAGGCGAATGCCCCGGGACAGAGTTCGGGGAGACGGTACACCCACCGTCTCCCCGAAGTTCCTGCGGCTCGCTCAGTTGTTGAAGGCGTCCTTGACGTTCTCGCCCGCCTTCTTCACGTCGGCCTTGGCCTGATCGGCCTTGCCCTCGGCCTCGAGCTTCTCGTTGCCGGTCACCTTGCCCGCAGCCTCCTTCGCCTTACCGGCGATGTCCTCTGCGGCGTTCTTGATCTTGTCGTCGAGTCCCATGGGGGGCTCCTTTCTTCTCGGTGGTTCGCGATGGTCTGGTGGGGCATCCGGGGATGCCGGGTCATCCGGAGAGCAGCAGTCCGGCCATGAGCGGAGCGGACGCCGCGGCGACGAGCGAGACGCCGCCGACGATCCCGGCGGCGCGCCAGAAGGATCGGCGCTCGACGGGAGCGGTGATGCCGGACATGCGGCCGACGGCCTGCCGGGCCGACAGCGGGGTGAGGTCGACGCCGTCTGCGGGGATCATCCCGGGCGTCCGGCGGAGGGCGCGTCGGGTGCCGATCGTGCGGGTCTTCTCCACTGCCGGGGACATCGAATCACCTTCCTCGGAAGAAAGATTACTAGTTTGACTAGTGAAACGCCAGCCTAGTGAAATCTCCGGTGATCCGACCTACGCTCGGGACATGACCGAGCTCACCCAGCCCACCGGACGCGAAGACGACCTGCGCGCGATCCCCCGAGACGACGGCAGCGCCCCCGTCGCCCTGGTCCTCGGGGCGACCGGGTACATCGGCGGACGCCTCACCCCGCGCCTGCTCAACGCCGGGTACCGCGTGCGGGTTCTGGCGCGCGACGCGGCCCGCGCGGCATCCTTCCCCTGGGGTCCGGACTGCGAGATCGTCGAGGGCTCGGCCGACGATGCGGATGCCGTGGCCGAGGCCATGCGCGACGTCGATGTCGTCTACTACCTGATCCACTCGATGGGCGCCGGCAAGGACTTCGAAGAGGCCGACGAGCGCGCGGCGCAGACGGTGGCGGATTCCGCGGCGACGGCCGGGGCCCGCCGCATCGTGTACCTCGGCGGACTGCATCCCGACGACGTGAAGCTGTCGCCGCACCTGCGTTCGCGCGTGCGGGTGGGCGAGGTGTTCCTCGAATCGGGAGTGCCGACGCTCGTGCTGCAGGCCGGGGTCGTGATCGGGTCGGGCTCGGCGTCGTTCGAGATGATCCGTCACCTCACCGAGGTGCTGCCGTACATGCCCGCCCCGAAGTGGGTGCGCAATCACATCCAGCCGATCGCGATCCGCGACGTGCTGCACTATCTGCTCGGCGCGGCACGGGTCGACGAGAGCGTGAACCGGGCGGTCGACATCGGCGGACCCGACGTGCTGCGCTACGGGCAGATGATGAACGGCTACGCGGTCGAGGCCGGACTCCCCCAACGCGCGATCGCCGCCCTCCCCGTGCTCACCCCGGGTCTCGCCTCGCACTGGGTGAACCTCGTGACGCCGGTGCCGCGCTCGATCGCGCGCCCGCTCGTCGCCTCGCTGCAGAACGAGTGCGTCGTGAAGAACCGCGACGTCGACGACCTCATCCCGCGGCCGACGGGCGGCCTGACCCCGTATCGCCGGGCCGTCGCGCTCGCGATCGGCCGGTCGAACAACGACACGATCGAGACCAGCTGGCAGGATGCCGAGGTCTCGGGCGCACCGAGCGACCCGCTGCCGAGCGACCCCGACTGGGCCGGGCGCACGGTGTTCACGGATGCACGGTCGCTCGAGACGACGGCATCCGTCGATCAGCTGTGGCGCGTGATCCTGGGCATCGGCGGATCGAACGGCTGGTACTCGTCGCCGTTCCTGTGGGCGGTGCGCGGTCTCATGGACCGCCTCGTCGGCGGGGTCGGCCTGCGCCGCGGACGCCGCAGCCGCACCGACGCCCGGGTCGGCGACGCGATCGATTTCTGGCGCGTCGAGGCCGTCGAGGCACCGGGCACGACGACGGATGCCTCACCCGCCAGCGGAGGGCTGCTGCGGCTGCGCGCCGAGATGAAGGTGCCGGGCTCGGCCTGGCTCGAGCTGCGCGCCCTGCCGGAGGGGACGGGCGCCCGGTACGAGCAGCGGGCGGTGTTCTTCCCGCGCGGGCTGAGCGGACGTCTGTACTGGCTCGCGGTGCTGCCGTTCCACGGTGCGATCTTCGCCGGCATGGCCGCCCGCATCACCGCCACGGCGGAGGGTGCGGAGGAGTAGCGCGCCCCTCGTCTGGATAGGCTCGGGGCATGACCGCGGCCGAACCGAACCCGTACCGTCACCTCATCGCGCTGGCCGCGGGGATCGTGGCGCTGATCGTGTTCCTCACGTTCACGAGCGGCGTCATCGGCTATCTCGTCTCGATCGTCGTCGCCGGAGCGGCAGTGTTCGTCGGGCACCGCGCCCTGCGTGACCGCGGGCGGTTCTTGCTCGCCGCGATCCTCGGACTCGTGCTCAGCTACTTCGTGCTGATCACCTCGGTCGGCCTGCTCGTCGTGCGCCTGACCCGCCTCGGCTGAGGTTTCGCCGGGTCGGCCCTTCGTCTCGCTGCGCTCGCTCCGGAACCGGAACCGGTTCCTGAGCGA
It encodes:
- a CDS encoding SDR family oxidoreductase — encoded protein: MTELTQPTGREDDLRAIPRDDGSAPVALVLGATGYIGGRLTPRLLNAGYRVRVLARDAARAASFPWGPDCEIVEGSADDADAVAEAMRDVDVVYYLIHSMGAGKDFEEADERAAQTVADSAATAGARRIVYLGGLHPDDVKLSPHLRSRVRVGEVFLESGVPTLVLQAGVVIGSGSASFEMIRHLTEVLPYMPAPKWVRNHIQPIAIRDVLHYLLGAARVDESVNRAVDIGGPDVLRYGQMMNGYAVEAGLPQRAIAALPVLTPGLASHWVNLVTPVPRSIARPLVASLQNECVVKNRDVDDLIPRPTGGLTPYRRAVALAIGRSNNDTIETSWQDAEVSGAPSDPLPSDPDWAGRTVFTDARSLETTASVDQLWRVILGIGGSNGWYSSPFLWAVRGLMDRLVGGVGLRRGRRSRTDARVGDAIDFWRVEAVEAPGTTTDASPASGGLLRLRAEMKVPGSAWLELRALPEGTGARYEQRAVFFPRGLSGRLYWLAVLPFHGAIFAGMAARITATAEGAEE
- a CDS encoding MFS transporter, translated to MSDPVKSESLWQRLLRRFRPAPTEPRRLTVDDVTVVDRPMLRRAVAGTVVGNLMEWYDIGVYGYLAVIIGRAFLPDASAGAQSLFSLGVFAVTFVARPLGGIVLGQLGDRMGRQRVLAFTLIMMAAATFLIGVLPDFSVIGVWAPILLIVLKLAQGFSTGGEYAGATTFITEYAPDKRRGFYASLLDLGSYMGFAIGAAFVSILQLTLSADVMQGFAWRIPFLVALPLGLIAIYFRLKIEDTPAFQEAQDAAAHAADEAQAAADAPKGVIALIRAYWRELLTAFVLVAAANTVGYALTSYMPTYLTGTLGYDEVHGTLLTLPVLVAMALCIPLTGRLSDRIGRKKVLFIGSTSAIVLAVPAFLFMMHGEIWSTVLGLVLLAFPVTFYVANLASSLPALFPTSSRYGGMGISYNLAVALFAGTAPVVMEALVQMTGSSLAPAFYVIGTSIAGFIAVVVLKESARRPLPGAMPSVQTEQEAIELVEGQDDNPDLDLDELFPERVEQAADAAGDADGAEPAEPEKV
- a CDS encoding CsbD family protein, translated to MGLDDKIKNAAEDIAGKAKEAAGKVTGNEKLEAEGKADQAKADVKKAGENVKDAFNN